From Acidovorax sp. FHTAMBA, one genomic window encodes:
- a CDS encoding thioesterase family protein, producing MTSSASTSSSSSLHPLDEALQLTASSIATGQYEGHTHPSYWNMVGPFGGITAATLLQAVLKHPDRLGDPLSLTVNYAGALTAGAFTVQATPVRTNRSTQHWTLSILQAGADGAQVVATTATAVTAVRRETWSVGDVPMPKVPAAEEQQPLVAPSGAVEWVNRYEMRPVAGLIPRTWDDSGDHSLTQLWMRDTPPRPLDFAALTALADVFFPRVWLRRARHVPAGTVSITVYFHATAEQLRATGTGFLLGQARGQEFRNGFFDQTAQLWNEAGTMLATSHQIVYYKE from the coding sequence ATGACTTCCTCTGCATCCACTTCTTCGTCTTCATCTCTGCATCCGCTGGACGAGGCGCTGCAACTGACGGCTTCGTCCATCGCGACCGGCCAGTACGAAGGGCACACCCACCCCAGCTACTGGAACATGGTCGGCCCGTTTGGCGGCATCACCGCCGCCACGTTGCTGCAGGCCGTTCTGAAGCACCCCGACCGGCTCGGCGACCCGCTGTCGCTCACCGTCAACTACGCGGGCGCTTTGACGGCGGGTGCGTTCACCGTGCAGGCCACACCGGTGCGCACCAACCGATCCACCCAGCACTGGACACTGTCCATCCTGCAGGCCGGCGCCGATGGCGCGCAGGTGGTTGCCACCACGGCCACTGCGGTCACGGCCGTGCGCCGTGAGACCTGGAGCGTGGGCGACGTACCCATGCCGAAGGTGCCCGCCGCGGAAGAGCAACAGCCCCTTGTCGCCCCATCGGGTGCGGTGGAGTGGGTCAACCGCTACGAGATGCGCCCCGTGGCCGGCCTGATTCCCCGCACCTGGGACGATAGCGGCGACCACAGCCTGACGCAGCTCTGGATGCGCGACACACCACCGCGCCCGCTCGACTTTGCTGCGCTGACGGCACTGGCCGATGTGTTCTTCCCCCGCGTGTGGCTGCGGCGCGCGCGCCATGTGCCAGCGGGCACGGTGTCGATCACGGTGTACTTTCACGCCACGGCGGAGCAGTTGCGGGCCACGGGCACCGGTTTCCTGCTCGGGCAGGCGCGCGGGCAGGAGTTCCGCAATGGTTTCTTCGACCAGACCGCGCAGCTGTGGAACGAGGCGGGCACCATGCTCGCCACCAGCCACCAGATCGTGTACTACAAGGAATAG
- a CDS encoding carboxyl transferase domain-containing protein gives MTAVFTSRFNPGSAESTQRRAALQARLRALRALEERAAAASARSLPQFEKRGQLLPRQRVALLLDAGAPWLPLCTLAGYLQDVKDPEKSVPGGGMVAGIGFVSGVRCMVVASDSGIEAGAIQPMGLEKILRVQEIALQNRLPFIHLVESAGANLMRYRVEGFVHGGTLFRNLARLSAAGIPVVTVQHGSGTAGGAYMPGLSDVVIMVQGRSRAFLAGPPLLMAATGEIATEEELGGAEMHAAVSGLGEYLAQDDREAIGLARDVVAQLGWNMPRRPSAPGPTLPADDLLSLMSADLRQPVDMREVIARLVDGSELLEFKARYGMATLCAQGRIGGHAVGFISNNGPIDVAGANKATHFIQWMCQLGHPIIYLQNTTGYMVGKDSEQGGMIKHGSKMIQAVTNATVPQITIQCGASFGAGNYGMCGRGYAPRFLFSWPGAKTAVMGGEQAARTMQIVTEAALARKGITPDPAESQAQFDKIVAMFEAQADAFYTSGLLLDDGVIDPRDTRAVLAFCLDTCAEAQARTLRPLSFGVARM, from the coding sequence ATGACCGCCGTCTTCACTTCCCGATTCAACCCAGGCAGTGCCGAATCCACCCAGCGCCGCGCAGCGCTGCAAGCCCGCCTTCGTGCTCTGCGCGCGCTGGAAGAGCGTGCCGCCGCCGCCTCGGCCCGGTCGCTGCCCCAGTTTGAAAAACGCGGCCAGCTGCTGCCGCGCCAGCGTGTGGCGCTGCTGCTGGATGCGGGTGCGCCCTGGCTGCCGCTGTGCACGCTGGCGGGCTACCTGCAGGATGTGAAAGACCCCGAGAAGTCCGTGCCCGGTGGCGGCATGGTTGCGGGCATCGGCTTTGTCAGCGGCGTGCGCTGCATGGTGGTGGCCAGCGATTCAGGCATCGAAGCCGGCGCCATCCAGCCCATGGGCCTGGAAAAGATCTTGCGCGTGCAGGAAATCGCGCTGCAAAACCGCTTGCCGTTCATCCACCTGGTGGAGAGCGCGGGTGCCAACCTCATGCGCTACCGGGTGGAGGGCTTCGTGCACGGCGGCACGCTGTTCCGCAACCTCGCGCGGCTGTCGGCGGCGGGCATTCCGGTCGTCACCGTGCAGCACGGCTCGGGCACCGCAGGCGGCGCCTACATGCCCGGCTTGTCGGATGTGGTCATCATGGTGCAGGGCCGCTCGCGCGCCTTTTTGGCCGGGCCGCCGCTGCTCATGGCTGCGACGGGTGAGATTGCGACGGAAGAAGAACTGGGCGGGGCCGAGATGCACGCCGCCGTCTCGGGCCTGGGTGAATACCTGGCGCAGGACGACCGTGAGGCGATCGGCTTGGCGCGCGATGTGGTGGCGCAGCTGGGGTGGAACATGCCCCGGCGACCCAGCGCACCTGGGCCCACCTTGCCCGCAGACGATCTCCTGTCCCTGATGTCTGCCGACCTGCGCCAGCCTGTGGACATGCGCGAGGTGATCGCGCGGCTGGTGGATGGGTCTGAGCTGCTCGAGTTCAAAGCCCGCTACGGCATGGCCACGCTCTGCGCGCAGGGCCGCATCGGCGGCCATGCCGTGGGCTTCATCAGCAACAACGGCCCTATCGACGTGGCGGGCGCCAACAAGGCCACGCACTTCATCCAGTGGATGTGCCAGCTGGGCCACCCCATCATCTACCTGCAGAACACCACGGGCTACATGGTGGGCAAGGACAGCGAGCAGGGCGGCATGATCAAGCACGGCAGCAAGATGATCCAGGCCGTGACCAACGCCACCGTGCCGCAGATCACCATCCAGTGCGGCGCCAGCTTTGGTGCGGGCAACTACGGCATGTGCGGGCGGGGCTATGCGCCGCGCTTCCTGTTCAGCTGGCCCGGTGCCAAGACAGCGGTGATGGGCGGCGAGCAGGCTGCGCGCACCATGCAGATCGTGACCGAGGCGGCGCTGGCGCGCAAAGGCATCACGCCCGACCCGGCCGAATCGCAGGCCCAATTCGACAAGATCGTCGCCATGTTCGAGGCCCAGGCCGATGCGTTCTACACCAGCGGCCTGCTGCTGGACGACGGCGTGATTGACCCGCGCGACACGCGCGCCGTGCTGGCGTTTTGCCTGGATACCTGTGCCGAGGCGCAGGCGCGCACGCTGCGGCCCCTGAGCTTTGGCGTGGCGCGGATGTAA
- a CDS encoding acetyl-CoA C-acyltransferase, translating to MAQKQVQDAYIVAATRTPIGRSGRGYFKNIRPDDLLVAAIKSAMLQVPTLDPKAIEDAIIGCSFPEGEQGMNMARIAVGLAFNHPVGGVTVNRFCASGITALQMAADRIRVGEADVLIAGGAESMSLVPMGGNKPSFNPEVFARDEDVGIAYGMGLTAEKVAQQWKVSREAQDAFALESHLRAIKAQKAGEFTDEITPFEIVERSPNLATGEVVEKRRTVSLDEGPRPDTSLEGLAKLKPVFAARGSVTAGNSSQTSDGAGALIVASEKAVKQFGLTPLARFVSYAARGVPPEIMGIGPIEAIPAALRYAGLKSDDIGWYELNEAFAAQSLAVINTLGLNPANVNPMGGAIALGHPLGATGAIRAATVVHALRRHKLKYGMVTMCVGTGQGAAGIIEAL from the coding sequence ATGGCTCAAAAACAAGTCCAGGACGCCTACATCGTCGCCGCCACGCGCACGCCCATCGGGCGCTCGGGCCGCGGCTATTTCAAGAACATCCGCCCCGACGACCTGCTGGTCGCCGCCATCAAAAGCGCCATGCTGCAGGTGCCCACGCTGGACCCCAAAGCGATTGAAGACGCCATCATCGGCTGCTCGTTCCCCGAGGGTGAGCAGGGCATGAACATGGCCCGCATCGCCGTGGGCCTGGCGTTCAACCACCCCGTGGGCGGCGTGACCGTGAACCGCTTTTGCGCATCGGGCATCACCGCGCTGCAGATGGCCGCCGACCGCATCCGCGTGGGCGAGGCCGACGTGCTGATCGCTGGTGGCGCCGAGTCCATGAGTCTGGTGCCCATGGGTGGCAACAAGCCGTCGTTCAACCCCGAGGTGTTCGCCCGCGATGAAGACGTGGGCATTGCCTACGGCATGGGCCTCACGGCCGAGAAGGTGGCCCAGCAGTGGAAGGTGAGCCGCGAGGCGCAGGATGCCTTCGCCCTCGAATCCCACCTGCGTGCCATCAAGGCACAAAAGGCGGGTGAGTTCACCGACGAAATCACACCTTTCGAAATCGTGGAGCGGTCGCCCAACCTCGCTACCGGCGAAGTGGTGGAAAAGCGCCGCACCGTGAGCCTGGACGAAGGCCCGCGCCCCGACACGTCCCTGGAAGGCCTGGCCAAGCTCAAGCCCGTGTTTGCGGCACGCGGCAGCGTCACGGCGGGCAACAGCTCGCAGACCAGCGACGGCGCGGGTGCACTGATCGTGGCCAGCGAAAAGGCCGTGAAGCAGTTTGGACTGACGCCCCTGGCGCGTTTTGTGAGCTATGCAGCGCGCGGCGTGCCGCCAGAGATCATGGGCATTGGGCCTATCGAGGCGATTCCTGCGGCCCTGCGTTATGCGGGCTTGAAGAGCGATGACATTGGCTGGTACGAGCTGAACGAAGCGTTTGCGGCGCAGTCGCTGGCCGTCATCAACACGCTGGGGCTGAACCCGGCGAATGTGAACCCGATGGGTGGTGCGATTGCGCTGGGGCACCCTCTGGGGGCTACGGGTGCGATTCGGGCGGCGACGGTGGTGCATGCGCTGCGCCGCCACAAGCTGAAGTACGGCATGGTCACGATGTGTGTAGGTACCGGACAAGGCGCCGCAGGCATCATCGAAGCGCTGTAA
- a CDS encoding enoyl-CoA hydratase, with protein MTEATQDILVHSEAGVTTITFNRVDKKNSITRDMYAAMAEALDAAKADASVRVVVFQGDVAIFSAGNDIGDFLQQPPATQDSPVFRFLRGIAAFPKPVIASVCGPAVGIGTTMLFHCDLVYAGDNAAFSMPFVNLGLCPEAASSLLVPQMLGYHRAAEALLLGEPFMAEAALEVGLVNRVVPPTECNGVAQAQAKKLAAKPLSSLIETKRLMKGGQMAKVLEVMAQEGESFGRMLREPAAREAFSAFMEKRKPDFSKS; from the coding sequence ATGACAGAAGCCACCCAAGATATCCTCGTTCACTCCGAAGCAGGCGTGACCACCATCACCTTCAACCGTGTGGACAAGAAGAACTCCATCACGCGCGACATGTATGCCGCCATGGCGGAAGCACTCGATGCCGCCAAGGCCGATGCCAGCGTGCGTGTGGTCGTATTCCAGGGCGACGTGGCCATCTTCAGCGCAGGCAATGACATTGGCGACTTTTTGCAGCAGCCGCCCGCCACGCAGGACTCGCCTGTGTTCCGCTTCCTGCGAGGCATCGCCGCCTTCCCCAAGCCCGTGATTGCGTCTGTCTGCGGCCCGGCCGTGGGTATTGGCACGACGATGCTGTTCCACTGCGACCTCGTTTACGCGGGCGACAACGCGGCGTTCTCCATGCCGTTCGTCAATCTGGGCCTGTGCCCCGAGGCCGCATCGAGCCTGCTGGTGCCGCAGATGCTGGGGTATCACCGCGCTGCGGAAGCCTTGCTGTTGGGCGAGCCTTTCATGGCCGAGGCTGCGTTGGAAGTCGGCCTGGTGAACCGCGTGGTGCCACCCACCGAGTGCAATGGCGTCGCACAGGCGCAGGCCAAGAAGCTGGCGGCCAAGCCGTTGTCGTCGCTCATCGAGACCAAGCGGTTGATGAAGGGTGGACAGATGGCGAAGGTGTTGGAGGTGATGGCACAAGAGGGCGAGAGCTTTGGGCGCATGTTGCGCGAGCCTGCGGCGCGGGAGGCGTTTTCGGCGTTTATGGAAAAGAGAAAGCCTGATTTCAGCAAGAGCTGA
- a CDS encoding TetR/AcrR family transcriptional regulator — protein sequence MDSPVPRTSAIAPAPKKPPARPRSKAVAPVSANSATTTQSPIEEPTRRPRGRPRKTAEELDDGNRRRKLMDGAAKLFRTQGFAATSTRDIAAAAGMHSGSPFYHFESKSALLYAVMSEGMTMAAHSQQQALDALPATATLREQLHTLIRHHFEILLGPRSSFIPVMLYEWRSLTPAQRKGIARIKDSYEATWMPVLEALAQQGALQAEPGVARLFIFGALNWAVQWFSPKKGKSLDALTDEALALFIRS from the coding sequence ATGGATTCACCCGTGCCGCGCACCAGCGCCATCGCCCCCGCTCCCAAGAAACCCCCGGCCCGCCCTCGCAGCAAGGCCGTAGCGCCCGTCAGCGCCAACTCGGCAACCACAACACAATCCCCCATTGAAGAACCCACCCGACGCCCCCGCGGCCGCCCGCGCAAAACCGCCGAAGAACTCGACGACGGCAACCGCCGCCGCAAGCTCATGGACGGCGCGGCCAAGCTCTTCCGCACCCAGGGCTTTGCCGCCACCAGCACGCGCGACATTGCTGCGGCGGCAGGCATGCACAGTGGCTCGCCCTTCTACCATTTCGAAAGCAAAAGCGCGCTGCTCTACGCCGTGATGAGCGAGGGCATGACCATGGCCGCGCACAGCCAGCAGCAGGCACTGGATGCGCTGCCCGCCACGGCCACACTGCGCGAGCAGTTGCACACGCTCATCCGCCACCACTTCGAAATCCTGCTCGGCCCCCGCAGCAGCTTCATCCCGGTGATGCTGTACGAGTGGCGCTCGCTCACGCCCGCGCAGCGCAAGGGCATTGCCCGCATCAAGGACAGCTACGAGGCCACCTGGATGCCCGTGCTGGAAGCGCTGGCACAGCAGGGCGCGCTGCAGGCCGAGCCCGGTGTGGCGCGGCTGTTCATCTTTGGGGCGCTCAACTGGGCGGTGCAATGGTTCTCGCCCAAAAAGGGCAAGTCGCTCGACGCGCTCACCGACGAGGCACTCGCCTTGTTCATCCGTTCATAA
- a CDS encoding SDR family oxidoreductase, whose translation MAPTARNAYQSVFAPGLFQGQVVVVTGGGSGIGRCTAHELAHLGAHVVLVGRKAEKLLAVAEEITADGGSVSCQVCDIRSEEGVVALVQQILAAQGRIDALVNNAGGQFMSPLESISAKGWEAVLHTNLTGGFLMARECYRQWMAQHGGSIVNIVADMWGSMPGMGHSGAARAGMVSFTETAALEWAHSGVRVNAVAPGYIASSGMDNYPPEAGDMLRAMPRTVPLGRFGNEAEVSAAITFLLSPAASFISGTTLRVDGARPQVRMGWPQRPPGATAAAHPAVRPFGGFHRAQVPQVFAPSHTPKTEAA comes from the coding sequence ATGGCCCCCACCGCGCGCAACGCCTACCAGTCTGTGTTTGCTCCGGGCCTGTTCCAGGGCCAGGTGGTGGTGGTCACAGGCGGCGGCTCGGGCATTGGCCGGTGCACGGCACACGAACTGGCACACCTGGGAGCGCATGTGGTGCTGGTCGGGCGCAAGGCTGAAAAGTTGCTGGCCGTGGCCGAAGAGATCACTGCCGATGGCGGCAGCGTGTCGTGCCAGGTGTGCGACATCCGATCCGAAGAAGGCGTGGTGGCGCTGGTGCAGCAGATCCTTGCTGCGCAGGGCCGCATCGATGCGCTGGTCAACAACGCGGGCGGGCAGTTCATGTCGCCGCTCGAATCCATCAGCGCCAAGGGCTGGGAGGCCGTGCTGCACACCAACCTCACCGGCGGCTTTTTGATGGCGCGAGAGTGCTACCGGCAGTGGATGGCGCAGCACGGCGGCTCCATCGTCAACATCGTGGCCGACATGTGGGGCTCCATGCCGGGCATGGGGCACAGCGGCGCGGCGCGCGCGGGCATGGTCAGCTTCACCGAAACCGCTGCGCTGGAATGGGCGCATAGCGGTGTGCGCGTGAACGCCGTGGCGCCGGGTTACATCGCCTCCAGCGGCATGGACAACTACCCGCCCGAGGCGGGCGACATGCTGCGTGCCATGCCGCGCACGGTGCCGCTCGGGCGCTTTGGCAACGAGGCCGAGGTGTCGGCGGCCATCACCTTTTTGCTCAGCCCGGCAGCCAGCTTCATCAGCGGCACCACGTTGCGGGTTGACGGCGCGCGGCCCCAGGTGCGCATGGGTTGGCCGCAGCGCCCGCCCGGTGCCACCGCTGCTGCACACCCGGCCGTGCGGCCATTTGGCGGCTTTCACCGCGCGCAGGTGCCGCAGGTGTTTGCCCCTTCCCATACCCCCAAGACCGAGGCCGCATGA
- a CDS encoding alpha/beta fold hydrolase: MNKQTLQVNGAVSLALRVYEPEGAPRASVVIGGAMGVRQSYYGAFALWMAQQGFRVTTFDYRGHGDSLQGAMRDVKADLFDWAQDYEAVISAAKAALPSQPLYLLGHSLGAQLPGLLKKPEQVAGLLSVAAGSGYWRDNAPQLKRIVPYFWWVLVPLATRLCGYFPGRTLKKVGDLPAGVILQWRRWCLDPAYSVGAEGPAVAQSYGAVRFPVLALSMADDELMTLRGTHNLVNLYANTERRVESITPADLQVRRIGHFGFFRDQFRQSLWPRAAAALAALGGGGMPRGEVSGTTA, translated from the coding sequence ATGAACAAGCAAACCTTGCAGGTCAACGGGGCGGTGTCTTTGGCGCTGCGTGTCTACGAACCCGAGGGCGCACCGCGCGCCAGCGTTGTCATCGGCGGCGCGATGGGGGTGCGGCAGTCGTATTACGGGGCCTTTGCGCTGTGGATGGCGCAGCAGGGGTTTCGGGTCACCACGTTCGACTACCGGGGGCATGGCGATTCGCTGCAGGGCGCGATGCGCGATGTGAAGGCGGATCTGTTTGATTGGGCGCAGGACTACGAGGCGGTGATTTCTGCCGCCAAGGCCGCGCTCCCGTCGCAGCCGCTGTATTTGCTGGGCCACAGCCTGGGCGCGCAGTTGCCGGGTTTGCTGAAAAAGCCCGAGCAGGTGGCGGGCCTGCTCAGCGTGGCCGCAGGCAGCGGCTACTGGCGTGACAACGCGCCGCAGCTCAAGCGCATCGTTCCGTACTTCTGGTGGGTGCTGGTGCCGCTGGCCACGCGGCTGTGCGGGTACTTTCCGGGGCGCACGCTCAAGAAGGTGGGCGACCTGCCTGCGGGGGTGATCCTGCAGTGGCGGCGCTGGTGTCTGGACCCCGCTTACAGCGTCGGTGCCGAGGGGCCTGCGGTGGCGCAGAGCTACGGTGCGGTGCGGTTCCCGGTGCTGGCGCTGTCGATGGCCGACGACGAGCTGATGACCTTGCGCGGCACACACAACCTCGTGAACCTGTACGCCAACACCGAGCGCCGCGTGGAGAGCATCACCCCGGCTGACCTGCAGGTGCGGCGCATCGGCCATTTCGGGTTCTTTCGCGACCAGTTCCGTCAGAGCCTGTGGCCGCGTGCGGCGGCTGCGCTGGCCGCCCTGGGCGGGGGCGGAATGCCCCGCGGTGAAGTCTCCGGTACGACGGCCTGA